One window of Microbacterium sp. Root61 genomic DNA carries:
- the ureG gene encoding urease accessory protein UreG — translation MSENVLRIGIGGPVGSGKTALTEALVPLLIAAGRTPGVITNDIYTQEDAQHVRRELAGILDPERVVGVETGACPHTAVRDDPTMNLAAGAEMLQRFPDIDTLIYESGGDNLTLTFSPALADVFVFVLDTAEGEKMPRKRGPGITESDILVINKIDIAQYVRTNLDVMHSDALRVRDDKPVVLTNSLTGEGLAQLHEQIMSHWAQSRAELVG, via the coding sequence ATGAGCGAGAACGTCCTGAGGATCGGCATCGGGGGCCCTGTCGGGTCCGGCAAGACCGCACTCACCGAGGCGCTGGTGCCGCTGCTGATCGCGGCGGGGCGCACGCCCGGCGTCATCACCAACGACATCTACACGCAGGAGGACGCGCAGCACGTGCGGCGCGAGCTCGCCGGCATCCTGGATCCCGAACGCGTCGTCGGCGTCGAGACCGGCGCCTGCCCGCATACCGCGGTGCGGGATGACCCGACGATGAACCTCGCCGCCGGTGCCGAGATGCTGCAGCGGTTCCCCGACATCGACACGCTCATCTACGAGTCCGGCGGAGACAACCTGACGCTCACCTTCTCGCCGGCGCTCGCCGACGTGTTCGTGTTCGTGCTCGACACGGCCGAGGGGGAGAAGATGCCCCGCAAGCGGGGTCCGGGCATCACCGAGAGCGACATCCTGGTGATCAACAAGATCGACATCGCGCAGTACGTGCGCACCAACCTCGATGTGATGCACAGCGACGCCCTCCGGGTGCGCGATGACAAGCCCGTGGTGCTGACCAACTCGCTCACCGGCGAGGGCCTGGCGCAGCTGCACGAGCAGATCATGTCGCACTGGGCGCAGTCCCGAGCCGAACTGGTCGGATGA
- a CDS encoding urease accessory protein UreF, producing MANSDVRQLLSSLQFSDSAFPSGFYTMSHGLEGYAQARLVERGDVQELLAELLTHSVGPGDATALAAAHRAALAADWGLVQEVDQRLFASKLNAEMRRASVRSGHQLTDLAGEVIGGPALAEYGRRVTAGTTPGCQPVATAMVYADSGVETEQAVASDLFAFAVSFVGAALRLRLTDHRHAQVMLHGTGAVIEQVAADAVARDLADLGGCAPVADIMSAQHERAEARLFAS from the coding sequence ATGGCGAACTCGGATGTGCGTCAGCTGCTCTCGAGCCTGCAGTTCTCCGACTCGGCGTTCCCGAGCGGCTTCTACACGATGTCCCACGGACTGGAGGGGTATGCGCAGGCCCGTCTCGTGGAGCGCGGCGACGTGCAGGAGCTGCTCGCGGAGCTGCTGACGCATTCGGTGGGGCCGGGGGATGCCACCGCGCTCGCCGCCGCGCACCGTGCGGCTCTCGCCGCGGACTGGGGGCTGGTGCAGGAGGTCGATCAGCGGCTGTTCGCGTCCAAACTGAACGCCGAGATGCGCCGGGCATCGGTGCGCAGCGGCCATCAGCTCACCGATCTCGCGGGAGAGGTGATCGGCGGACCGGCGCTCGCCGAGTACGGGCGACGCGTCACGGCCGGCACGACACCGGGCTGCCAACCCGTCGCGACGGCCATGGTCTACGCGGACAGCGGGGTCGAGACGGAGCAGGCCGTGGCATCCGATCTGTTCGCCTTCGCGGTGAGCTTCGTCGGCGCCGCGCTGCGTCTGCGACTGACCGATCACCGGCACGCGCAGGTGATGCTGCACGGCACCGGCGCGGTCATCGAGCAGGTGGCGGCGGATGCCGTGGCTCGGGATCTCGCGGATCTCGGCGGCTGCGCGCCCGTCGCCGACATCATGTCCGCCCAGCACGAGAGAGCCGAGGCGCGCCTGTTCGCCAGCTGA
- a CDS encoding urease subunit beta: protein MLGSPKYHHRTDDIEINAGRPSVTLLVSNTGDRAVQIGSHFHFFEVNKALLFERELAYGMHLDMPAGTGVRFEAGDTKEVTLTAYAGNRHIIGFNGLVNGGLDAASTKVRAMALMTELGFKNGKPTARKSSSRAKSTTTAKKGTK from the coding sequence ATGCTAGGCAGTCCCAAGTACCACCACCGCACCGACGACATCGAGATCAACGCCGGGCGCCCGAGCGTGACGCTGCTGGTCAGCAACACCGGCGACCGCGCCGTCCAGATCGGGTCGCACTTCCACTTCTTCGAGGTCAACAAGGCCCTGCTGTTCGAGCGCGAGCTCGCGTACGGCATGCATCTGGACATGCCCGCCGGCACAGGTGTGCGCTTCGAAGCCGGCGACACGAAGGAAGTGACGCTGACGGCGTATGCGGGCAACCGGCACATCATCGGCTTCAACGGTCTCGTCAACGGCGGGCTGGATGCCGCCTCCACCAAGGTGCGCGCGATGGCGCTGATGACCGAGCTCGGGTTCAAGAACGGCAAGCCGACTGCGCGCAAGAGCTCCAGCCGCGCCAAAAGCACCACCACGGCGAAGAAGGGGACGAAGTAA
- the ureC gene encoding urease subunit alpha, with amino-acid sequence MAIISRKQYTDLFGPTVGDRVQLADTNLVIEIEKDFNEGHYGDEVVYGGGKTARDGMAADPQATNDQMVLDLVITNAIILDPILGVVKGDIGIRDGKIAGIGKSGNPHTQSGVDPRLVVGTGTEILAGEHLIATAGGIDSHVHYISPQQAYAALSNGITTLFGGGTGPTDATNGVTTTPGVWNLARLLESAEAMPVNMGFHGKGNGSLPEALIEQIEAGAAGLKVHEDFGATPAALSMALNVADRFDVQVSLHSDSLNEAGYVEDTLDAIDGRTIHTFHTEGAGGGHAPDIIKVAGHPNVLPSSTNPTLPYTVNSVDELLDMVMVCHHLSHDIPEDVSFADSRVRAETISAETVFHDEGIISMVSSDSQAMGRVGESFMRTFQVAHHCKDQRGKLPEDAEDNDNFRVLRYLAKITINPAITQGVSDYIGSLEVGKIADIVLWPVDSFAAKPKLIVKGGLINWALMGDPNASLPTPQPVYFRPMFGAQGRALQSTRVTFMSQAAIDKGIPEKLSLESQVLPVHKCRTVGKEHMVRNSATPVIEVDPETYVVTYDGKVATIDPAQSLPLTQLFFLA; translated from the coding sequence ATGGCCATCATCTCGCGCAAGCAGTACACCGACCTGTTCGGCCCCACGGTCGGCGACCGGGTGCAGCTGGCCGACACCAACCTCGTGATCGAGATCGAGAAGGACTTCAACGAGGGGCACTACGGCGACGAGGTCGTCTACGGCGGTGGCAAAACCGCCCGCGACGGCATGGCCGCGGACCCGCAGGCCACCAACGACCAGATGGTGCTGGATCTGGTGATCACCAACGCGATCATCCTGGATCCGATCCTGGGCGTCGTGAAGGGCGACATCGGCATCCGCGACGGAAAGATCGCGGGCATCGGCAAGTCCGGCAACCCGCACACGCAGAGCGGCGTCGACCCCCGGCTGGTCGTCGGGACGGGCACCGAGATCCTGGCCGGCGAGCACCTCATCGCCACCGCGGGCGGCATCGACAGCCACGTGCACTACATCTCTCCCCAGCAGGCCTATGCCGCACTCTCCAACGGGATCACGACGCTGTTCGGCGGTGGCACCGGGCCGACGGATGCCACGAACGGCGTGACCACGACGCCGGGCGTGTGGAACCTCGCCCGACTCCTCGAGTCCGCCGAGGCGATGCCGGTGAACATGGGCTTCCACGGCAAGGGCAACGGATCGTTGCCGGAGGCGCTCATCGAGCAGATCGAGGCCGGCGCAGCCGGACTCAAGGTGCACGAGGACTTCGGTGCCACACCTGCCGCACTGAGCATGGCCCTGAACGTCGCCGACCGGTTCGACGTGCAGGTGTCGCTGCACTCGGACAGCCTCAACGAAGCCGGGTACGTCGAGGACACCCTCGACGCGATCGACGGCCGCACCATCCACACGTTCCACACCGAAGGTGCGGGCGGCGGGCACGCGCCGGACATCATCAAGGTCGCGGGGCATCCCAACGTGCTCCCGTCCTCGACCAACCCGACGCTGCCGTACACGGTGAACTCGGTCGACGAGCTGCTCGACATGGTCATGGTCTGCCACCACCTCTCGCACGACATCCCGGAGGACGTCTCGTTCGCCGACTCGCGCGTGCGTGCGGAGACGATCTCGGCCGAGACGGTCTTCCACGATGAGGGCATCATCTCGATGGTGTCGTCCGACTCGCAGGCGATGGGCCGCGTGGGGGAGTCGTTCATGCGTACCTTCCAGGTTGCGCACCACTGCAAGGACCAGCGCGGCAAGCTGCCGGAGGACGCGGAGGACAACGACAACTTCCGCGTGCTGCGCTACCTGGCCAAGATCACGATCAACCCCGCGATCACGCAGGGCGTCTCGGACTACATCGGGTCGCTCGAAGTGGGCAAGATCGCCGACATCGTGCTGTGGCCGGTGGACTCGTTCGCGGCGAAGCCCAAGCTGATCGTCAAGGGCGGCCTGATCAACTGGGCGCTGATGGGTGACCCGAACGCATCGCTGCCGACGCCGCAGCCGGTGTACTTCCGGCCGATGTTCGGGGCGCAGGGGCGCGCGCTGCAATCCACGCGCGTAACCTTCATGTCGCAGGCGGCCATCGACAAGGGCATTCCGGAGAAGCTGTCGCTGGAGAGCCAGGTGCTGCCGGTGCACAAGTGCCGCACGGTCGGCAAGGAGCACATGGTGCGCAACAGCGCGACACCGGTCATCGAGGTGGACCCGGAGACGTACGTCGTGACGTACGACGGCAAGGTCGCCACCATCGACCCGGCGCAGTCGCTGCCGCTCACCCAGCTGTTCTTCCTCGCGTAA
- a CDS encoding urease subunit gamma: MNLTPREIDKLYVYQVAELARRRRERGTKLNVSEAIALISEAILEGARDGRSVAEVMELGKTIVSEKDCMDGVRERLPLLQVEATFVDGSKLVSCHDPIGV, from the coding sequence ATGAACCTCACTCCACGGGAAATCGACAAGCTCTACGTGTACCAAGTGGCGGAACTCGCCCGGCGCCGACGCGAGCGAGGCACGAAGCTCAACGTCAGCGAGGCCATCGCCCTCATCTCGGAGGCCATCCTCGAGGGGGCCCGCGACGGACGATCCGTCGCCGAGGTGATGGAGCTCGGCAAGACGATCGTCTCCGAGAAGGACTGCATGGACGGGGTGCGCGAGCGCCTGCCGCTGCTGCAGGTGGAGGCGACCTTCGTCGACGGCAGCAAGCTCGTCTCCTGCCACGATCCGATCGGGGTATGA
- a CDS encoding FUSC family protein: MDAVWVGLGIAVLGLTLLDVFLTALNYDEAGFFAGRLASWQWSLIRQITRRLSRRWRPVVLRQVTGLQIMVTVLAWIGGVILGFGLIYLGLMQGKSFLYDGVHADLFGAIYFSAAQLATVGTSQLTPNTDVLRVLSIAETLTGVVLVSLILTFLLGIYDVISSLRSLSSQFFSAGRGVGEPIASLKPYFPEGRSRGLDGHLDSISDSFGSYTDGVRLHHAAYYFQSGRDTFSLPYSVRMLSGVIAGLRWGLPASNPVTQEPTLLPLTEQFDKFQAYMHPLLNWKSTDVPEALSRADFDRLIEADRKLHGSMNRRRAAKLADAGDPWVTRFAGVNRDMGELVQEAPFVDLEEAYARYLQWLPFAYHARQFTIAVSKDLDYQPVYSNGTDQVEDAVLIPPSPKKLPSRIRSFFHRRMTLIDPGLSRAIDALRVLGAAIFTVVVVVGVGFAATGSAPMQIAIFGGMITMFAASAAGAGRGRSGWGRFAGVVVIIPVLAAIGLDAIVPAGPLISAIVLVLLAFVGMILAGFGPMWGGFGQLAFVTFYFILLLRLSPREWLLYALTATLSVIVAVLIQAIPNRNAHARVVVGGVNALELRIARVMDPLIDTVSAARWDPDLRRRVHAELKQLHHAASFLSGQLVEPDSELGLTPGQLDALRMRVFDVELAVVNLATAARSATGLRVPVPIRALLAGELEHVQKHVREYPERPTWATSGDDSSAAVHPALAFRDPPVDWPPQARQVHRALYELVTATDALHTAGSAELGSNVTATDDQEEPADATAAWGAPPAADATSEGTASPTDATEDPASEGEAETDAAAAAGPAGATSPTSDADASPFAAPLRRAVQAALSTGLALWVGSLISTSYQYWAVMPAHQVLGETDGETYRKGTQRILATVAGATVGFGLAITVGSNPAVLLPALALTFFASTYFRAVSAPLSTFWQTMMFAMLYEYLGKLDTETIELRILETVVGAVIALVVAALILPTRTRTRLNTDTMRLVRTVKDVTERCLQRLSNDPAAAGFDRKSFAHEELQMTAQLRRVQATAAPLRRASGALDVHGIEGQLTALWALLLYTRHLIAATDALAPAENTLTADEWDQVRTVCEDDFDVLLTVLDGRLPAALQEDIPLADRDDSGDSRTLEAVLSSIARIDQTLAVMIDNAQPDTGRFARIRSALASK, translated from the coding sequence GTGGACGCCGTCTGGGTGGGCCTGGGAATTGCCGTCTTGGGACTGACCCTCCTGGACGTCTTTCTCACTGCGCTCAACTATGACGAGGCGGGCTTCTTCGCCGGGCGTCTCGCCTCGTGGCAGTGGAGCCTGATCCGGCAGATCACGCGCCGTCTCTCCCGTCGCTGGCGGCCGGTCGTGCTGCGCCAGGTGACCGGCCTGCAGATCATGGTGACGGTGCTGGCGTGGATCGGCGGGGTGATCCTCGGTTTCGGCCTGATCTACCTCGGTCTGATGCAGGGCAAGAGCTTCCTCTACGACGGGGTGCACGCCGACCTGTTCGGCGCGATCTACTTCAGCGCGGCGCAGCTGGCCACGGTCGGCACGTCGCAGCTGACGCCGAACACCGACGTGCTCCGGGTGCTCTCCATCGCCGAGACCCTGACCGGGGTGGTACTGGTCTCGCTGATCCTCACGTTCCTGCTCGGCATCTACGACGTCATCAGCTCGCTGCGCAGCCTCTCGTCTCAGTTCTTCAGCGCGGGACGCGGGGTGGGCGAGCCGATCGCGAGCCTGAAGCCGTACTTCCCGGAGGGCAGGTCGCGCGGACTGGACGGGCACTTGGACTCGATCTCGGACAGCTTCGGCTCGTACACCGACGGCGTGCGGCTGCACCACGCCGCGTACTACTTCCAGAGCGGACGCGACACGTTCTCACTGCCGTACTCGGTCCGCATGCTCAGCGGCGTGATCGCGGGGCTGCGCTGGGGGCTGCCGGCCTCGAACCCCGTCACGCAGGAGCCGACGCTGCTGCCCCTCACCGAGCAGTTCGACAAGTTCCAGGCGTACATGCACCCGCTGCTGAACTGGAAGAGCACGGATGTGCCCGAGGCGCTGTCGCGTGCGGACTTCGACCGGCTGATCGAGGCCGACCGCAAGCTGCACGGTTCGATGAACCGCCGGCGTGCGGCGAAGCTGGCGGATGCCGGTGACCCGTGGGTGACGCGATTCGCCGGGGTCAACCGCGACATGGGCGAGCTCGTGCAGGAGGCCCCTTTCGTCGACCTCGAGGAGGCCTACGCTCGGTACCTCCAGTGGCTGCCGTTCGCGTATCACGCGCGGCAGTTCACCATCGCGGTGAGCAAGGATCTCGACTACCAGCCGGTCTATTCGAACGGCACCGATCAGGTCGAGGATGCGGTGCTGATCCCGCCGTCTCCGAAGAAGCTCCCGTCCCGCATCCGATCGTTCTTCCACCGCCGCATGACGCTGATCGACCCGGGGTTGTCGAGGGCCATCGATGCGCTGCGGGTGCTGGGTGCGGCCATCTTCACGGTCGTCGTAGTGGTCGGCGTGGGGTTCGCCGCGACCGGATCGGCGCCGATGCAGATCGCCATCTTCGGCGGCATGATCACGATGTTCGCGGCCTCCGCGGCCGGCGCCGGCCGCGGACGATCCGGCTGGGGCAGGTTCGCCGGGGTGGTCGTGATCATTCCGGTGCTCGCGGCAATCGGCCTCGACGCGATCGTGCCCGCGGGACCGCTGATCTCCGCCATCGTGCTGGTGCTCCTGGCGTTCGTCGGGATGATCCTGGCCGGATTCGGTCCGATGTGGGGCGGGTTCGGTCAGCTCGCGTTCGTGACGTTCTACTTCATCCTGCTGCTGCGCCTGAGTCCGAGGGAGTGGCTGCTCTATGCCCTCACCGCGACCCTCAGCGTCATCGTCGCCGTCCTGATCCAGGCGATCCCGAACCGCAACGCGCATGCCCGCGTCGTGGTGGGCGGCGTGAATGCGCTCGAGCTGCGCATCGCTCGCGTGATGGACCCGCTGATCGACACCGTCTCGGCCGCGCGGTGGGATCCGGACCTGCGCCGCCGCGTCCACGCCGAACTGAAGCAGCTGCACCACGCCGCATCCTTCCTGAGCGGGCAGCTGGTGGAGCCGGACTCCGAGCTCGGCCTCACGCCGGGGCAGCTGGACGCCCTGCGCATGCGCGTGTTCGACGTCGAGCTCGCGGTCGTCAACCTGGCGACGGCGGCCCGATCGGCCACCGGGCTGCGGGTGCCGGTGCCGATCCGGGCGCTCCTCGCCGGCGAGCTGGAGCATGTGCAGAAGCACGTGCGGGAATACCCGGAGCGCCCGACGTGGGCGACCTCCGGCGACGACTCCTCGGCAGCCGTCCACCCCGCCCTCGCGTTCCGCGACCCGCCCGTCGATTGGCCCCCGCAGGCCCGGCAGGTCCACCGTGCCCTGTACGAGCTGGTGACCGCCACGGATGCGCTGCACACCGCGGGCAGCGCTGAGCTCGGCAGCAACGTGACGGCGACCGATGACCAGGAGGAGCCGGCGGATGCGACCGCGGCGTGGGGGGCCCCACCGGCCGCGGATGCCACGTCGGAGGGGACGGCGTCGCCCACGGACGCGACGGAGGATCCCGCATCCGAGGGAGAAGCGGAGACGGATGCCGCCGCCGCAGCCGGTCCGGCCGGTGCGACGTCGCCCACGTCGGATGCCGATGCGTCGCCGTTCGCCGCCCCGCTGAGACGCGCCGTTCAGGCCGCGCTGTCGACCGGGCTCGCGCTGTGGGTCGGGTCGCTGATCTCGACGAGCTACCAGTACTGGGCTGTGATGCCCGCGCACCAGGTGCTGGGCGAGACCGACGGGGAGACCTACCGCAAGGGGACGCAGCGGATCCTCGCCACCGTCGCAGGCGCCACCGTGGGCTTCGGGCTCGCCATCACCGTCGGCAGCAATCCCGCCGTGCTGCTGCCGGCGCTCGCGCTGACCTTTTTCGCCTCCACCTACTTCCGGGCGGTGTCGGCGCCGCTGTCGACCTTCTGGCAGACGATGATGTTCGCGATGCTCTACGAGTACCTCGGCAAGCTCGACACCGAGACGATCGAGCTGCGCATCCTGGAGACCGTCGTCGGCGCCGTCATCGCCCTCGTGGTGGCCGCCCTCATCCTGCCGACCCGCACCCGTACCCGCCTGAACACCGACACGATGCGCCTCGTCCGCACGGTGAAGGACGTCACCGAGCGGTGCCTGCAGCGGCTGAGCAACGACCCCGCCGCAGCCGGATTCGACAGGAAGTCCTTCGCGCACGAAGAACTGCAGATGACCGCCCAGCTGCGCCGCGTGCAGGCGACCGCGGCACCGCTGCGACGCGCGTCCGGCGCTCTGGACGTCCACGGCATCGAGGGGCAGCTGACGGCGCTGTGGGCGCTGCTGCTGTACACACGGCACCTGATCGCCGCCACAGACGCGCTGGCACCCGCCGAGAACACGCTGACGGCCGACGAGTGGGACCAGGTGCGCACCGTGTGCGAGGACGACTTCGACGTGCTGCTCACGGTGCTCGACGGGCGGCTGCCGGCTGCGCTGCAGGAAGACATCCCGCTCGCCGATCGCGACGACTCCGGTGACAGCAGGACGCTGGAGGCCGTGCTGAGCTCGATCGCGCGCATCGATCAGACGCTCGCCGTGATGATCGACAACGCCCAGCCCGACACCGGCCGATTCGCGCGCATCCGTTCCGCGCTCGCGTCGAAGTAG
- a CDS encoding DUF1294 domain-containing protein translates to MSSPSPRRTAAPPVRPDRDLSRPLPAALSWSVVLLFVAAFAAAVVLVPLPLWLPAIYGVLSVLAFATYGIDKAAAKRGWSRVSEQTLLLLGWVGGWPGALIAQQLFRHKTRKRSFRRAFWTSVVGNILVLIGVIVLARQAIWDIGALFG, encoded by the coding sequence ATGTCGTCCCCGTCGCCGCGTCGCACCGCCGCTCCCCCGGTCCGCCCCGACCGCGACCTGTCGCGACCGCTGCCCGCCGCGCTGAGCTGGTCGGTCGTGCTGCTGTTCGTCGCCGCATTCGCCGCTGCCGTCGTGCTCGTGCCGCTGCCGCTGTGGCTCCCCGCGATCTACGGCGTCCTCAGCGTCCTCGCCTTCGCGACCTACGGCATCGACAAGGCCGCGGCCAAGCGCGGGTGGTCGCGGGTCTCCGAGCAGACGCTGCTGCTGCTCGGCTGGGTGGGCGGATGGCCGGGCGCACTCATCGCTCAGCAGCTGTTCCGCCACAAGACCCGGAAACGCTCGTTCCGCCGGGCGTTCTGGACGAGCGTCGTCGGCAACATCCTGGTCCTGATCGGGGTCATCGTGCTGGCCCGACAGGCGATCTGGGACATCGGCGCGCTGTTCGGCTGA
- a CDS encoding urease accessory protein UreD — protein sequence MTAPTAVAAEIDTDEPAEQLAPVVPLRAPNAGGYRLQPEYYEPKRVPIEVQRHAGSQPILPVGSPGKVGILQLGFAQNRGRTELVQHYQKSPLQIMHPLYFNPERPDMAYTYLMSTGGGIVQGDRLRTDLAFGPGTSAYVTTQAHTRAYRMEHDYAVSLMNITVEADAYVEYLPEPVVPFAQSRLYQQTEVVLDESATLLLGEIVYAGRLARGERHEYDVYASDLEVRRPDGRLVALDRVRLCPGDEGGVEGLGVLADHDILAMLYVFTSRVPVAALADCLHAALADEYDDDLMFGVSALPGDAGVWVRLVGNDPVAMARANTAATAAAHELLTGAPAPIIRKS from the coding sequence ATGACGGCCCCCACCGCTGTGGCGGCGGAGATCGACACCGACGAGCCCGCCGAGCAACTCGCGCCGGTGGTGCCGCTGCGCGCGCCGAACGCGGGCGGGTACCGTCTGCAGCCCGAGTACTACGAACCGAAACGGGTGCCGATCGAAGTGCAGCGGCACGCCGGGTCGCAGCCGATCCTGCCGGTCGGCAGCCCCGGCAAGGTGGGCATCCTGCAGCTCGGTTTCGCGCAGAACCGCGGCCGCACCGAGCTGGTGCAGCACTACCAGAAGTCCCCGCTGCAGATCATGCACCCGCTGTACTTCAACCCCGAGCGCCCCGACATGGCATACACGTACCTGATGTCGACGGGTGGGGGGATCGTGCAGGGCGACCGGCTGCGCACCGACCTGGCCTTCGGTCCCGGCACATCGGCGTACGTGACCACTCAGGCGCACACGCGGGCGTACCGGATGGAGCACGACTACGCGGTCTCGCTCATGAACATCACCGTGGAGGCGGATGCGTACGTCGAGTACCTGCCGGAGCCGGTCGTGCCGTTCGCGCAGTCGCGGCTGTACCAGCAGACCGAGGTCGTGCTCGACGAGTCCGCGACCCTGCTGCTCGGCGAGATCGTGTACGCCGGGCGCCTGGCGCGCGGAGAACGGCACGAGTACGACGTGTACGCATCCGATCTCGAGGTGCGCCGCCCCGATGGGCGCCTCGTCGCGCTGGACCGGGTGCGGCTCTGCCCCGGCGATGAGGGCGGGGTCGAGGGGCTCGGCGTGCTCGCCGACCACGACATCCTCGCGATGCTCTACGTGTTCACGTCCCGTGTGCCGGTGGCGGCGCTCGCCGACTGCCTGCACGCCGCGCTCGCCGACGAGTACGACGACGACCTGATGTTCGGGGTCAGCGCGCTGCCCGGCGACGCCGGTGTCTGGGTGCGACTGGTCGGCAACGACCCGGTGGCGATGGCGCGCGCGAACACCGCCGCGACCGCCGCGGCCCACGAGCTTCTGACCGGTGCGCCGGCGCCGATCATCCGCAAGAGCTAG
- a CDS encoding L,D-transpeptidase: MGDEAPHDASATTDAASVAPARRRSTRVWLIIALVVVLIAAGTTAWMLRPAAAPAAAPTPSATPTATRTPTPTPTPTPTPTGFPANTTGYGLSELTQINVFTVLGSLPVDDDPYGAFTGLAARPIDWGAPVFADPTGQPIAYLPREFPFDGTTVPVIEQQENWVKVLLVGREAVPSQGNPAQVTGWLRMQDVELTPLDATVEVSISARTIDIVRAGVPERIATDFGWGADGTPTPVGRAFVMTIRTEPSFWYTRGHPLVYLSVQSPTLDGFGGAEAAVTAFHYHDDRSGNISNGCLRVDPDAITRLAQLPLGTPVIIRP, from the coding sequence ATGGGGGATGAGGCGCCGCACGACGCGTCCGCGACGACGGATGCGGCATCCGTCGCGCCTGCCCGGCGACGGTCGACTCGGGTGTGGCTGATCATCGCCCTGGTCGTGGTGCTGATCGCGGCCGGGACGACGGCGTGGATGCTGCGCCCCGCGGCGGCGCCGGCCGCAGCGCCGACCCCCTCGGCCACACCGACGGCGACCCGCACGCCGACGCCCACACCCACCCCGACGCCGACTCCGACCGGGTTCCCGGCGAACACGACGGGCTACGGCCTCAGCGAGCTTACGCAGATCAACGTCTTCACGGTGCTCGGGAGCCTGCCCGTCGACGACGATCCGTATGGCGCCTTCACCGGCCTCGCCGCGCGGCCGATCGACTGGGGAGCGCCGGTGTTCGCCGACCCGACCGGGCAGCCGATCGCCTATCTGCCGCGGGAGTTCCCGTTCGACGGCACCACCGTGCCGGTGATCGAGCAGCAGGAGAACTGGGTCAAGGTGCTCCTGGTCGGGCGCGAGGCGGTGCCGTCACAGGGCAACCCCGCGCAGGTGACCGGGTGGCTGCGGATGCAGGACGTCGAGCTGACCCCCCTCGACGCGACCGTCGAGGTCAGCATCTCGGCGCGGACGATCGACATCGTGCGGGCCGGTGTGCCCGAGCGCATCGCGACCGACTTCGGCTGGGGCGCCGACGGGACGCCCACTCCGGTGGGGCGCGCGTTCGTCATGACGATCCGCACCGAACCGTCGTTCTGGTACACCCGCGGGCATCCGCTCGTGTACCTCTCCGTGCAGTCGCCGACCCTCGACGGGTTCGGCGGGGCGGAGGCCGCGGTGACCGCCTTCCACTACCACGACGACCGTTCCGGCAACATCTCCAACGGATGCCTCCGCGTCGACCCCGACGCGATCACCCGGCTCGCCCAGCTTCCGCTCGGCACACCCGTGATCATCCGGCCGTAG
- a CDS encoding urea transporter encodes MSQAATANSVGSFRAWLLGFGRGFSQIYFQVNIITALLIIAAFVVADWRMAILAVLGCVAATLAGRMLGAKASDITAGLQGFCGALVGAATFAAIGGEQWPAYPIAVVGGALCAPVAWLVVALFTKTPLKVFQLPSTTAPFCIVATGVLVSTQALHVTAAASPTVDSVPLAFARSLLTNVSQVVLIDNLWAGALILLGLFVASWKVGLAAIMGSAVGSVCALLMGETLTETANGLAGYSGVLTAIALAVVFLKSSPTSWILAVIGTIVTAFVTLFMHQLSGPTYTWPYILTTWVFLIIAHYIPSAKRT; translated from the coding sequence ATGAGCCAGGCCGCGACAGCGAACTCGGTGGGGTCGTTCCGGGCGTGGCTGCTCGGGTTCGGCCGCGGGTTCTCGCAGATCTACTTCCAGGTCAACATCATCACGGCGCTGCTGATCATCGCGGCGTTCGTCGTGGCGGATTGGCGTATGGCGATCCTGGCCGTTCTCGGCTGTGTCGCGGCGACGCTGGCGGGACGGATGCTGGGCGCCAAGGCATCCGACATCACCGCAGGTCTGCAGGGCTTCTGCGGCGCGCTCGTCGGCGCTGCCACGTTCGCCGCGATCGGGGGCGAGCAGTGGCCCGCCTACCCGATCGCCGTCGTCGGCGGAGCCCTGTGCGCACCAGTGGCGTGGCTCGTGGTGGCACTGTTCACCAAGACCCCGCTCAAGGTCTTCCAGCTGCCGTCCACGACGGCGCCGTTCTGCATCGTCGCGACCGGTGTGCTGGTGAGCACCCAGGCGCTTCATGTGACCGCCGCGGCGTCACCGACGGTCGACTCCGTGCCGCTCGCCTTCGCACGGTCGCTCCTGACGAACGTGTCGCAGGTGGTGCTGATCGACAACCTCTGGGCGGGTGCACTGATCCTCCTCGGACTGTTCGTCGCGAGCTGGAAGGTCGGCCTCGCCGCGATCATGGGCAGTGCCGTCGGCAGCGTCTGCGCGCTGCTGATGGGAGAGACCCTCACCGAGACCGCGAACGGGCTGGCCGGCTACTCCGGCGTGCTGACCGCGATCGCACTGGCGGTTGTGTTTCTCAAGAGCAGCCCGACGTCCTGGATCCTCGCGGTCATCGGCACCATCGTCACCGCGTTCGTCACCCTGTTCATGCATCAACTGTCCGGCCCGACCTACACCTGGCCGTACATCCTGACCACGTGGGTGTTCCTGATCATCGCCCACTACATCCCGTCGGCCAAGCGCACCTGA